A part of Myxococcus landrumus genomic DNA contains:
- a CDS encoding pyridoxal phosphate-dependent decarboxylase family protein, with translation MTHFRERITAAYDAESFRHQGRQLVETLADYLAQAQRGDGLPVLPWAAPAVNVDRFAAAFPEEPTETFAELMARVLSGSNHLHHPRYVGHQVTAPVPLAALCDAVSSLLNNGMAVYEMGPVSTAMERNVLRWMAARLGLPETADGVLTSGGSLGNLTALLAARQAKAGYDAWNEGAHAGPPLAALVPATAHYSLSRATRVMGWGANGLIPVAVDERFRLRPEALAPALEKATLAGRKVIAVVASAGSTATGAFDPLEPVADFCEQHGLWFHVDAAHGAAAVLSAPHRHQVRGIDRADSVVWDAHKGLLMPALITAVLFRDGARSFESFAQEASYLFGDTERPWSDVGLRTMECTKEMMALKLYTCLSVLGTRLFADAVTESYAQARRFAERLSAAGDFQVPVTPDCNILCFRHTPAHVPPEEWDGLQARLRERLVTRGDFYLVQTKLPQGVYLRVTLINPLTTDADLDALMEALRTAARR, from the coding sequence ATGACCCACTTCCGTGAGCGCATCACCGCAGCCTATGACGCCGAGTCGTTCCGTCACCAGGGCCGCCAACTCGTGGAGACCCTGGCGGACTACCTCGCCCAGGCCCAGCGCGGTGACGGCCTGCCGGTGCTGCCGTGGGCGGCGCCCGCGGTGAACGTGGACCGCTTCGCCGCGGCCTTCCCCGAGGAGCCCACGGAGACCTTCGCGGAGCTGATGGCGCGCGTGCTCTCCGGCTCCAATCACTTGCATCACCCGCGCTACGTGGGCCACCAGGTGACGGCGCCCGTGCCGCTGGCCGCGCTGTGTGACGCCGTCTCGTCCCTGCTCAACAACGGCATGGCCGTGTATGAGATGGGCCCCGTCTCCACCGCCATGGAGCGCAATGTATTGCGCTGGATGGCGGCGCGCCTCGGCCTGCCAGAGACGGCGGACGGAGTGCTGACCTCCGGAGGCTCGCTGGGCAACCTCACCGCGCTGCTCGCCGCGCGTCAGGCCAAGGCTGGCTACGACGCATGGAACGAGGGTGCCCACGCGGGCCCGCCCCTCGCGGCGCTGGTGCCCGCCACCGCGCACTACAGCCTCTCGCGCGCCACGCGGGTCATGGGCTGGGGCGCCAACGGCCTCATCCCCGTCGCCGTGGACGAGCGCTTCCGCCTCCGTCCGGAAGCCCTCGCGCCCGCGCTGGAGAAGGCCACGCTCGCGGGACGCAAGGTCATCGCCGTGGTGGCCAGCGCGGGCTCCACCGCGACGGGCGCGTTCGACCCGCTGGAGCCCGTGGCCGACTTCTGCGAGCAACACGGCCTGTGGTTCCACGTGGACGCGGCTCACGGCGCCGCCGCCGTGCTCAGCGCCCCCCATCGCCACCAGGTGCGCGGCATCGACCGCGCGGACTCCGTGGTGTGGGACGCGCACAAGGGCCTGCTCATGCCCGCGCTCATCACCGCCGTCCTCTTCCGCGACGGCGCCCGCTCGTTCGAGTCCTTCGCGCAAGAGGCCAGCTACCTCTTCGGCGACACCGAGCGCCCCTGGAGCGACGTGGGCCTGCGGACGATGGAGTGCACCAAGGAGATGATGGCGCTCAAGCTCTACACGTGCCTGAGCGTGCTGGGCACGCGCCTGTTCGCGGACGCGGTGACGGAGTCCTACGCCCAGGCCCGCCGCTTCGCCGAGCGCCTGTCCGCCGCCGGCGACTTCCAGGTGCCGGTGACGCCCGACTGCAACATCCTCTGCTTCCGCCACACCCCCGCGCACGTCCCGCCGGAGGAGTGGGACGGCTTGCAGGCGCGGCTGCGGGAGCGGCTGGTGACTCGCGGCGACTTCTACCTCGTGCAGACGAAGCTGCCCCAAGGCGTGTACCTGCGAGTCACCCTCATCAATCCGCTCACCACCGACGCGGACCTGGACGCGCTGATGGAGGCCCTCAGGACGGCAGCTCGACGGTGA
- a CDS encoding ATP-binding response regulator, which produces MGLGEFFFGAWNMPHGHCYLWKPDLVVMHVLSDAFIGAAYFIISLSLYAIVRRTRTPFGGMVLSFGVFIAACGLTHFMEIWNVWNSAYYLGGGIKVVTAVASVATGMYLVPFRRKVEEFTQAARLSEERRVGLEKSSQELEVLYARLKASEEQRTRFFANVSHELRTPLTLILGPVERLLQQGEGAEAPHKDLEVVRRNARMLLRHVNALLDVAKLDAGKMRVQYAEVDLARLVRWSAENFEALTAERRLELVLELPASLPAQVDPEKLERVVLNLLSNAFKFTPEGGHIRVALSAEAGWGRLVVEDNGPGVPSDSRESIFERFRQGDSDLAREVGGTGLGLAITRDFVTLHEGRVWVEERSGGGARFVVELPLMAPTGVKLVERLEVESQGVSAGATRAEVDLLRPEVMETAPARVEDSSRPRVLVVEDTREMRRFVVETLSKHFQVTTAVDGVDGLAQAERMHPDVIVSDVMMPRMGGDRLVREVHTRPGLESTPVLLLTARADEALRVDLLRAGAQDYVVKPFVSEELVARVANLATMKRTREVLQGLLAARSVDLEAMARELGMRKRQLEVALETTERASSSRSTLLRLVSHELRTPLSVLQLTLHALQRELVGLPPRALDMFERMHRSTLRLRDMVEMVLQYNQLEEGRLVVRREAVDLGGVVDDVVAEARVEATRKGLALGLERPEGKLLARTDPRIVQLVLLNLVMNAVKYTEKGQVSVGVEGWPRGWRFRVRDTGPGIPPDAQARVFEPFEHMERLENKSKPGVGLGLTLVREMVAVLGGVVTVTSRPGVGSEFTVELPS; this is translated from the coding sequence GTGGGCTTGGGGGAGTTCTTCTTCGGCGCGTGGAACATGCCCCACGGCCATTGCTACCTGTGGAAGCCGGACCTGGTGGTGATGCACGTCCTGTCGGACGCCTTCATCGGGGCCGCCTACTTCATCATCTCCTTGTCGCTGTACGCCATCGTGCGCCGCACCCGGACGCCCTTCGGGGGGATGGTGCTGTCGTTCGGCGTCTTCATCGCCGCGTGTGGGCTGACGCACTTCATGGAGATTTGGAACGTCTGGAACTCCGCCTACTACCTGGGGGGCGGCATCAAGGTGGTGACGGCGGTGGCGTCGGTGGCGACGGGCATGTACCTGGTGCCGTTCCGCCGGAAGGTGGAGGAGTTCACCCAGGCGGCGCGCTTGTCCGAGGAGCGGCGCGTGGGGCTGGAGAAGAGCTCGCAGGAGCTGGAGGTGCTGTACGCCCGGCTCAAGGCATCCGAGGAGCAGCGCACCCGCTTCTTCGCCAACGTCAGTCATGAGCTGCGCACGCCGCTGACGCTCATCCTGGGGCCCGTGGAGCGGCTGCTCCAGCAAGGGGAGGGGGCCGAGGCCCCGCACAAGGACCTGGAGGTGGTGCGGCGCAACGCGCGCATGCTGCTGCGCCATGTGAACGCGTTGTTGGACGTGGCCAAGCTGGACGCGGGGAAGATGCGCGTGCAGTACGCGGAAGTGGACCTGGCGCGGCTGGTGCGCTGGAGCGCGGAGAACTTCGAGGCGCTGACGGCGGAGCGGCGGCTGGAGCTGGTGCTGGAGCTGCCAGCCAGTCTGCCGGCGCAGGTGGACCCGGAGAAGCTGGAGCGCGTGGTGCTCAACCTCCTGTCCAACGCGTTCAAGTTCACCCCGGAAGGGGGCCACATCCGCGTCGCGCTGAGCGCGGAGGCGGGATGGGGGCGGCTGGTGGTGGAGGACAACGGGCCGGGGGTCCCCTCGGATTCGAGAGAGAGCATCTTCGAGCGGTTCCGCCAGGGGGACTCGGACCTGGCGCGCGAGGTGGGCGGCACGGGTCTGGGCCTGGCCATCACCCGCGACTTCGTGACGCTGCATGAGGGGCGCGTCTGGGTGGAGGAGCGCTCCGGGGGAGGGGCGCGCTTCGTGGTGGAGCTGCCGCTGATGGCGCCCACGGGCGTGAAGCTGGTGGAGCGGCTGGAGGTGGAGTCGCAGGGCGTGAGCGCCGGGGCGACGCGCGCGGAGGTGGACCTGCTCCGTCCGGAGGTGATGGAGACCGCGCCCGCGCGCGTGGAGGACTCGAGCCGTCCCAGGGTGCTGGTGGTGGAAGACACGCGGGAGATGCGCCGCTTCGTGGTGGAGACGTTGTCCAAGCACTTCCAGGTGACCACCGCTGTGGATGGAGTGGACGGGTTGGCGCAGGCGGAGCGGATGCATCCGGACGTCATCGTCAGCGACGTGATGATGCCGCGCATGGGCGGAGACCGGCTGGTGCGCGAGGTGCACACGCGCCCGGGGTTGGAGTCCACGCCGGTGTTGCTGCTCACCGCGCGCGCGGATGAGGCGCTGCGCGTGGACCTGCTGCGCGCGGGGGCGCAGGACTACGTGGTGAAGCCCTTCGTGTCCGAGGAACTGGTGGCGCGGGTGGCGAACCTGGCGACGATGAAGCGCACGCGCGAGGTGTTGCAGGGGTTGCTCGCGGCGCGCTCGGTGGACCTGGAGGCGATGGCGCGGGAGCTGGGCATGCGCAAGCGACAGCTCGAGGTGGCGCTGGAGACCACCGAGCGCGCGAGCTCATCGCGCAGCACGTTGCTGCGGCTGGTGTCCCATGAGCTGCGCACGCCGCTGTCGGTGCTCCAGCTCACGCTGCACGCGCTCCAGCGGGAGCTGGTGGGCCTGCCGCCCCGGGCGCTGGACATGTTCGAGCGGATGCACCGCTCCACGCTGCGCCTGCGGGACATGGTGGAGATGGTGCTGCAGTACAACCAGCTCGAGGAGGGCCGGCTGGTGGTGCGGCGCGAGGCGGTGGACCTGGGCGGAGTGGTGGACGACGTGGTGGCGGAGGCGCGCGTGGAGGCGACCCGCAAGGGGCTGGCGCTGGGGCTGGAGCGGCCCGAGGGGAAGCTGCTCGCCCGCACCGACCCGCGCATCGTGCAGTTGGTGCTGCTCAACCTGGTGATGAACGCGGTGAAGTACACCGAGAAGGGCCAGGTCTCGGTGGGGGTGGAGGGGTGGCCCCGGGGGTGGCGGTTCCGCGTGCGCGACACGGGCCCCGGCATTCCCCCGGACGCGCAGGCCCGCGTCTTCGAGCCCTTCGAACACATGGAGCGGCTGGAGAACAAGTCCAAGCCGGGCGTGGGCCTGGGGCTGACGCTGGTGCGGGAGATGGTGGCGGTGCTGGGCGGCGTCGTCACGGTGACGTCGCGGCCCGGCGTGGGCAGCGAGTTCACCGTCGAGCTGCCGTCCTGA
- a CDS encoding 2,3,4,5-tetrahydropyridine-2,6-dicarboxylate N-succinyltransferase gives MLPIEELSQKVSAAFADRTKLKDPDFVSAVRETVARLDSGELRVAEKGPDGWKVHAWVKEAILLFFAVSEMKVMEVGPFEFHDKVPLKKGLDKAGVRVVPPGTVRYGAFVERGAVVMPGYVNIGARVGSGTMVDTWATVGSCAQVGSDVHLSGGVGLGGVLEPPTASPVIIEDRAFLGSRCIVVEGVVVEEEAVLGANVVLTASTQIIDVTGPEERVYKGRVPARSVVIPGMREKQFPAGKYMVPCALIIGQRTQSTDKKTSLNSALRDFAVPV, from the coding sequence ATGTTGCCCATTGAAGAGCTTTCCCAGAAGGTCTCCGCCGCGTTCGCGGACCGGACGAAACTCAAGGACCCGGACTTCGTGTCCGCCGTGCGCGAGACCGTCGCGCGCCTGGACTCCGGTGAGCTGCGCGTCGCGGAGAAAGGCCCGGACGGCTGGAAGGTCCACGCCTGGGTGAAGGAAGCCATCCTCCTGTTCTTCGCCGTGTCGGAGATGAAGGTGATGGAGGTGGGGCCTTTCGAGTTCCACGACAAGGTCCCTCTGAAGAAGGGCCTGGACAAGGCGGGCGTGCGGGTGGTGCCGCCGGGTACGGTGCGCTACGGCGCCTTCGTGGAGCGCGGCGCGGTGGTGATGCCGGGCTATGTGAACATCGGCGCGCGCGTGGGCTCGGGCACCATGGTGGACACGTGGGCCACGGTGGGAAGCTGCGCGCAGGTGGGCAGCGACGTCCACCTGTCCGGCGGCGTGGGACTCGGGGGCGTGCTGGAGCCGCCCACCGCGTCGCCCGTCATCATCGAGGACCGCGCCTTCCTGGGCAGCCGCTGCATCGTCGTGGAGGGCGTGGTGGTGGAGGAGGAGGCGGTGCTGGGCGCCAACGTGGTGCTCACCGCGTCCACGCAAATCATCGACGTCACCGGCCCCGAGGAGCGCGTCTACAAGGGCCGCGTCCCCGCTCGCAGCGTGGTGATTCCCGGGATGCGGGAGAAGCAATTCCCCGCTGGGAAGTACATGGTCCCCTGCGCGCTCATCATCGGCCAGCGGACACAATCGACTGACAAGAAGACGAGTCTCAACTCGGCCCTGCGCGACTTCGCCGTGCCTGTATAG
- a CDS encoding cupin domain-containing protein: MMAHLDDILAEWVLETLEPPAREAAERHLAECARCQGEVRRLSLARDALSVLTPPVDPPESVLGALMERMEGPRRFERFADPVASFFDLSREHSLRMLESLGDASRWMPGPVEGSELFPVEPGPAREGMMAAVLRLHPGVRYPKHTHLGRELNLVLEGGLREDSGHEVWPGEALEKTEGSAHGFSALHGPACLCAVLLEGATEFEEALASPP, encoded by the coding sequence ATGATGGCGCACCTCGACGACATCCTGGCGGAGTGGGTCCTGGAGACCCTGGAGCCCCCCGCTCGGGAGGCCGCCGAGCGCCATCTGGCGGAGTGCGCGCGGTGCCAGGGAGAGGTTCGACGTCTGTCCTTGGCGCGCGACGCCCTGTCTGTGTTGACGCCCCCCGTCGACCCCCCTGAGTCCGTGCTGGGGGCGCTGATGGAGCGGATGGAAGGGCCTCGCCGCTTCGAGCGCTTCGCGGACCCGGTGGCCTCGTTCTTCGACCTGTCGCGGGAGCACTCGCTGCGGATGTTGGAGTCCTTGGGGGATGCGTCGCGGTGGATGCCGGGGCCGGTGGAGGGCTCGGAGTTGTTCCCCGTGGAGCCGGGCCCCGCGCGCGAGGGGATGATGGCCGCGGTGCTGCGGCTGCATCCGGGCGTGCGCTACCCCAAGCACACGCACCTGGGTCGCGAGCTGAACCTCGTGTTGGAGGGGGGGCTGCGCGAGGACTCCGGTCACGAGGTCTGGCCGGGCGAGGCGCTGGAGAAGACGGAGGGCAGCGCCCACGGGTTCTCGGCGCTGCACGGCCCTGCGTGTCTTTGCGCGGTGTTGCTGGAGGGCGCCACGGAGTTCGAGGAGGCCCTCGCTTCGCCGCCGTGA
- a CDS encoding SelT/SelW/SelH family protein, with protein sequence MADAKVTITYCGSUGYRPRAARAAVALKDELDVVAELKTGPSGSYEVAVNGKVVVRKDSLAFPTDQEVVDAVARALDG encoded by the coding sequence ATGGCCGATGCGAAGGTGACGATTACCTACTGTGGTTCTTGAGGCTACAGGCCTCGGGCCGCCCGTGCGGCGGTCGCGCTGAAGGATGAGCTGGATGTGGTGGCGGAGCTGAAGACGGGGCCCTCCGGAAGCTACGAGGTCGCCGTGAATGGGAAGGTGGTCGTCCGCAAGGACTCGCTCGCCTTCCCCACGGACCAGGAGGTGGTGGACGCGGTCGCGCGCGCCCTGGACGGCTAG
- a CDS encoding ankyrin repeat domain-containing protein: MSGTSDEATKGLLALCKAKQHQKVDVGAEAMKRWVAEGADVNARGEFGATVLQLALGWPYSTGGTPPDIDGIRALIEAGADVNARDPHGRTPLLYAIHSSPAPETEARVSEIVQLLKAAGARIPSDVKDQHGGAFAWTSEALYREILDGGAAIDGRDEGDKTPLHRMAGRGAPDIVKLLLERGAEVNAIDGLGLTPLGVALRTKEEVWVAHNKRTPGFNATIALLEAAGGKPHVPFTRSDDVFAPFPVDPDALTQALAGQKLDLTHPAASAQEVATDLCGYGEPEKTFAKLAALRDALGAEPRKVRIQGPLDLHRVFFHHGDLEVDGDLSIYKPFAVTGNVTVHGVVTDSANDSLVAILGNLKCHGLYTDCEFSVQGDIEARDVVLGYYNDHILAANTIKAKVVIEDDHAFMANVESPHYFDMDTYSQGHGEGVSERLQALFVDSVFKQREEGEDEEEPTRLDRGELFDRISKGLPVFRE; encoded by the coding sequence ATGTCGGGGACGTCAGACGAGGCGACCAAGGGCCTGCTCGCGTTGTGCAAGGCCAAGCAGCACCAGAAGGTGGACGTCGGCGCGGAGGCCATGAAGCGCTGGGTCGCCGAGGGCGCGGACGTGAACGCGCGCGGTGAATTCGGCGCGACGGTGCTCCAACTCGCCCTGGGGTGGCCCTACTCGACCGGGGGCACCCCTCCCGATATCGACGGCATCCGCGCGCTCATCGAAGCGGGCGCGGACGTGAACGCGCGCGACCCGCATGGGCGGACGCCGCTGCTGTACGCCATCCATTCCTCGCCCGCGCCGGAGACCGAAGCCCGGGTGTCGGAGATTGTTCAATTGCTGAAGGCGGCCGGAGCCCGAATCCCCTCCGACGTGAAGGACCAGCACGGCGGGGCCTTCGCCTGGACCTCGGAGGCCCTCTATCGGGAGATTCTCGACGGGGGCGCCGCCATCGATGGACGGGATGAGGGAGACAAGACGCCCCTGCATCGCATGGCGGGCCGAGGCGCCCCCGACATCGTGAAGCTGCTGCTCGAGCGCGGCGCCGAGGTGAACGCCATCGACGGCCTGGGGCTCACCCCGCTGGGCGTCGCGCTCCGGACGAAGGAGGAGGTCTGGGTCGCCCACAACAAGCGCACGCCCGGGTTCAACGCCACCATCGCCCTCCTGGAGGCCGCGGGCGGGAAACCCCACGTGCCCTTCACGCGAAGCGACGACGTGTTCGCGCCGTTCCCCGTGGACCCGGACGCGCTCACCCAAGCCCTCGCGGGCCAGAAGCTCGACCTCACCCACCCCGCCGCCTCCGCGCAGGAGGTGGCCACCGACCTGTGTGGTTACGGAGAGCCCGAGAAGACCTTCGCGAAGCTGGCCGCGCTGCGTGACGCGCTCGGCGCGGAGCCGAGGAAGGTCCGCATCCAGGGGCCGCTCGACCTGCACCGCGTGTTCTTCCACCACGGCGACCTGGAGGTGGACGGTGACCTGTCCATCTACAAGCCGTTCGCGGTGACGGGGAACGTCACCGTGCACGGCGTGGTGACGGACTCGGCGAATGACTCGCTGGTGGCCATCCTGGGCAACCTGAAGTGCCACGGGCTCTACACCGACTGCGAGTTCAGCGTCCAAGGCGACATCGAGGCCCGCGACGTGGTGCTCGGCTACTACAACGACCACATCCTCGCCGCGAACACCATCAAGGCGAAGGTCGTCATCGAGGATGACCACGCCTTCATGGCCAACGTCGAGTCCCCCCACTACTTCGACATGGACACCTACAGCCAGGGCCACGGCGAAGGCGTGTCGGAGCGGCTTCAGGCCCTCTTCGTCGACAGCGTGTTCAAGCAGCGCGAGGAAGGGGAGGACGAGGAGGAGCCCACACGGCTCGACAGGGGCGAGCTCTTCGACCGCATCAGCAAGGGGCTGCCCGTCTTCCGCGAGTAA